A region of Vitis vinifera cultivar Pinot Noir 40024 chromosome 13, ASM3070453v1 DNA encodes the following proteins:
- the LOC100252934 gene encoding G-type lectin S-receptor-like serine/threonine-protein kinase LECRK3, which yields MFYTNFCLAVLISYPNSLPMGFPMFQHAVLLLLFVLPSWPSVFSQANPEIRLGSSLIASDNSSSWRSPSGEFAFGFHQLGNQNLFLLAIWFDKIPEKTLAWYANGDNPAPEGSKVELTSDGQLILNDPKGDEIWRPQTTLNGVTHAYMLDAGNFALVNGDQNSTHVWESFKNPVDTVLPTQVLEIGGTVSSRQAESNYSKGRFQLRLLPDGNLVLNTFDLQTNTAYDAYYWSKTYDAANRSNSGERVIFDELGHLYVVLQSGDNVTLKSGSAESTGGYYYRATLDFDGVFRIYTRPKLQSNGSWVPFWYVPKDICSEIGGDLGGGSCGFNSYCVPDSSGRPACECLPGFFPADPHNKLNGCKHNLTQKCEAGGSNMEDLYQKREVSNLFWPSSANFEKKESLSEDLCWTSCLYDCNCVVAVHKEGTCRKKKMPLSNGRVDWSTRGKTLVKVPRYDAFSGETPFRDPIREKKKEQGTFILVGSILLGSSVFLNFLLVAAISLVRSYPSQKRRELTRASSILETNIRSFTYEELKQAADGFREELGRGAFGTVYKGVLSSSSSGTQVAVKKLDKLVQEGEREFKTEVRTIAMTHHKNLVRLIGFCDEGPHKLLVYEFMCNGTLASFLFGSSAPDWKIRTQMAFGVARGLMYLHEECSTQIIHCDIKPQNVLLDDSFTARISDFGLAKLLMSDQTRTLTAIRGTKGYVAPEWFRSKPITAKVDVYSYGVMLLEIISCRKCIDFQTENEEEAILTDWAYDCYRGHRLDKLVENDDDARNDMRRLEKLVMVAIWCIQEDPSLRPSMRNVTQMLEGVVEVPMPPCPFPSTSIR from the coding sequence ATGTTTTACACCAATTTCTGCCTAGCGGTTTTGATCAGTTACCCGAATTCTTTGCCAATGGGTTTTCCTATGTTTCAGCATGCCGTGCTCTTGTTACTCTTTGTTCTCCCATCTTGGCCTTCTGTATTTTCTCAAGCTAATCCTGAAATTCGTTTGGGTTCATCCCTTATTGCCTCTGATAACTCTTCCTCATGGAGATCGCCTTCTGGTGAATTCGCCTTTGGATTTCACCAACTTGGCAATCAAAACCTTTTCTTGCTTGCCATCTGGTTTGACAAAATACCAGAGAAAACATTAGCTTGGTATGCAAATGGAGATAATCCGGCACCAGAAGGATCAAAAGTTGAACTCACCTCTGATGGTCAGCTCATACTGAATGATCCAAAAGGGGATGAGATCTGGAGACCCCAGACCACTCTCAACGGGGTCACTCATGCATACATGCTCGATGCAGGCAACTTTGCTCTTGTAAATGGGGATCAAAATTCTACTCATGTATGGGAGAGCTTCAAGAATCCTGTGGACACCGTCTTGCCAACTCAAGTGCTGGAAATTGGTGGCACAGTGTCTTCTCGCCAAGCTGAAAGCAACTACTCAAAGGGGAGGTTCCAGCTCCGTTTGCTGCCTGATGGAAATCTTGTACTTAACACCTTTGACCTGCAAACAAATACTGCATATGATGCTTATTATTGGAGCAAAACCTATGATGCTGCAAATAGGAGCAATTCTGGTGAACGGGTGATTTTTGATGAGTTAGGCCACCTCTATGTCGTTCTACAAAGCGGAGATAATGTTACCCTCAAGTCAGGAAGCGCAGAATCAACCGGAGGTTATTACTACCGAGCAACATTGGATTTTGATGGGGTTTTTAGAATATATACTCGGCCCAAGCTCCAGAGCAATGGAAGCTGGGTTCCGTTCTGGTATGTCCCAAAAGACATTTGCTCCGAGATTGGGGGCGATTTGGGCGGTGGGAGTTGTGGCTTTAACAGTTACTGCGTACCTGACTCAAGTGGAAGGCCTGCTTGTGAGTGCCTTCCGGGGTTTTTCCCTGCTGATCCACATAATAAACTCAATGGCTGCAAGCATAACCTAACACAAAAATGTGAAGCAGGAGGTTCAAATATGGAGGATTTATACCAAAAGCGTGAGGTGTCGAACTTATTTTGGCCTTCTTCTGCAAACTTTGAAAAGAAGGAGTCCCTAAGTGAAGACCTCTGCTGGACATCCTGCTTATATGACTGCAATTGTGTGGTGGCTGTCCATAAAGAAGGCACCTGCAGGAAGAAGAAAATGCCACTTTCAAATGGAAGGGTGGATTGGAGTACTCGTGGGAAGACTCTTGTTAAAGTGCCAAGGTATGACGCTTTTTCAGGTGAGACCCCTTTTCGGGATCCAATCagggagaagaagaaagaacaaGGAACCTTTATTCTTGTGGGGTCAATTCTTCTAGGTAGCTCTGTATTTCTCAACTTCCTACTTGTGGCAGCAATTTCTCTGGTTAGATCTTACCCAAGCCAAAAGAGACGTGAACTTACAAGGGCATCCAGtattttggaaacaaatatACGCTCTTTTACTTACGAAGAACTCAAGCAAGCTGCAGATGGGTTCAGAGAAGAACTTGGAAGAGGTGCTTTTGGCACTGTTTATAAAGGAGTGTTGTCATCATCAAGTTCAGGAACTCAAGTAGCTGTTAAGAAGTTAGACAAGTTAGTCCAAGAGGGTGAGAGGGAATTCAAAACAGAAGTGAGGACAATAGCAATGACCCATCACAAGAATTTAGTAAGATTGATTGGATTTTGTGATGAAGGGCCACACAAGCTTTTGGTCTATGAGTTCATGTGCAATGGCACATTGGCTAGCTTCCTCTTTGGAAGTTCAGCTCCGGACTGGAAAATAAGAACCCAGATGGCATTTGGGGTTGCACGAGGGCTCATGTACTTGCACGAGGAGTGTAGCACACAAATCATCCACTGTGACATCAAGCCCCAAAATGTCCTCTTGGATGATTCGTTCACAGCAAGGATTTCAGATTTTGGATTGGCAAAGCTTCTGATGAGTGATCAAACTCGGACACTTACAGCCATTAGAGGGACCAAAGGATATGTCGCACCAGAATGGTTCAGGAGCAAGCCAATTACAGCAAAAGTGGACGTTTATAGTTATGGAGTCATGTTACTAGAGATCATTAGTTGCAGGAAGTGCATTGATTTCCAAACAGAAAATGAAGAGGAAGCCATCCTCACTGATTGGGCTTATGATTGCTATAGAGGTCACAGATTGGATAAGCTAGTGGAGAATGATGATGATGCTAGAAACGACATGAGGAGGCTGGAGAAGCTAGTGATGGTAGCAATTTGGTGCATTCAAGAGGACCCTTCTCTaaggccttccatgagaaatgtCACACAGATGCTTGAAGGAGTTGTTGAAGTTCCCATGCCCCCATGTCCTTTCCCCTCTACTTCAATCCGCTGA